From one Triticum aestivum cultivar Chinese Spring chromosome 4B, IWGSC CS RefSeq v2.1, whole genome shotgun sequence genomic stretch:
- the LOC123094214 gene encoding auxin-responsive protein SAUR71-like, giving the protein MTWGQKDGGDSSASPGSSPCHDDERHKVPRGHVPMVTGCGKRVVVPVRLLRDPCVAELLDMAAQQYGYGQPGVLRIPCDAGHFRRVVDGALHRAD; this is encoded by the coding sequence ATGACTTGGGGGCAGAAGGACGGCGGCGATTCGTCGGCGTCGCCCGGCTCCTCGCCGTGCCATGACGACGAGCGGCACAAGGTCCCCAGAGGGCACGTCCCCATGGTCACCGGTTGCGGCAAGCGCGTGGTGGTGCCGGTGAGGCTGCTCCGGGACCCATGCGTCGCGGAGCTGCTTGACATGGCGGCGCAGCAGTACGGCTACGGCCAGCCGGGCGTGTTGCGGATCCCATGCGATGCCGGACACTTCCGCAGGGTCGTCGACGGCGCGCTGCACAGAGCCGACTAG